TCCACCGAGTACACTGCCAATGGGAAGTCCAGATGGAGGTTGTTGTTGACGGGCATCTCGTTGACCCCCCGTCGACACGTTCACTTGGTTGTTGCTGCAGGTGATGTTGATGGTGTAGACGTTGTTGCTCCCGGAGGCCTGTGTGTTCACCAGGTTGCTCGTGGTCTTGAAGGTGAACAATGTGTAGTACTTAGGCAGGACATGGTATAGGACCAGCGACACCTGCTCTTGGGTCATCAGCGAAGAAAGAAGGCCGTCGAGCAACGACGGATGTGACCAGGTTGGCGCGGGTGACGACCCTGTAGGGAGGCGAGGCCGGTGTGACTAGAGAGGGATGGGAGCCGCTTGGCGAGATGTGGTTGAGGAAGAATAGAGAGCAGCATGGATGACGCCTGCGAAGTCGAGAGCAGTGAGCAACAAGTTGCCTTGATACGATGGATCCGCTGAGGGTGGCATAGGGGATGGATGGACTGCTGAGTTGTGGTTGGCCGGGCGACGACAGCGGTAGGATACATCTAGTGTCCGACTTTGGGGACGTGAAGAAGTGTCGCAGTCATTGTTGGTCAGCCGTCATCGTCTTGGATCAACGTCGTTGGAGGTGAgccgaggcagaggaggaagCCTAGGGAGATGCATGTGCGATTCACCAAGCGCTTCTACTATTGTACTCAGCCATCTGGAATAGGTATGAACCGTGGCGTCTTCAAGCGAGAAATCGATGGTAGTGAGGCGATGTCACGCTTTTGCACGAACGACGGTGGGGTTGCTAGGGGCGGATGAGCAATTGGAGTATAGGCATCATAAAGCAACTAAGGTTTTTTAGAGCTCGGCGAGGAGTGATTACTATTATCGGACAACGAGAAAAAAGCTTGCTCTAAGTAAGAGGGTATGATACTATGATAGAAGATATGTTTTTCATTAAAGTTTATTGATATGTGTTTCCTATTTATACCATGACAGAGGGAGGAGTGCCTTTAATAAAATAATGAGATTTTCTCGTacaattaagaaaatcttatctgATATCAAATATATATGAGATACACTTATTGAAGATCTCATTTGACATATATTTTATACGAAGCATTGATCGATGAGAGTATATTGGACCTTGTATCAAAATTCGAGGTTTTGGAAGTGTTATCTAATGTATTTTAGATGCATGTTAACTCTCTCGCAGCATTACCAACCATCGAAAGACATCAAACTTGAATTTGGCACAGCTGCAAGAGAGTGACTCGAAAGTTCGAGCCATTTCGTCCGCGTCAAGGAGAGGGCAGTGAGAAGAGACGCTCCTCCGGCACACTGCGTACATTTTGGCCCAACCTTGTTTTCTGTAGGCAAGTGGAAGCAAGCTCCAAAGGAACAAGAAAAAGACCAAAACCAGCAGGGTCGCTTCCGAGAACAACAAAACAAATCCAAGGAAAACCGAAAAGGCAGCAAGATTTATTCGGGAGATTGGAGGAGGGGGTGTCACGAGCTCACACGGCTCTCGTCCGCTAGTGGCGACCGGGCCGCAAGCGTGTGCGTGTGCGCGTGTGTGGGGGAGGGGGGCGCGCGTCACGTGGTGATGGCCTCCGATAGAAGCCAAAAACAAGGACATGAGGTTCGTAAACAGGAGTATGGTATTGGGGACCAAAAGGTTGGAAAGAAAACAAAGGTTTTGAATCACAAATAGTGATTTTGGATTTATGTTTCATTATGTAAACAAATAAAATCTAAAACCAATGTTTTCGTTTGTTTGTTTTTACAGTGTCGGTAGGAGTGTGTAATATAAGAATGTTTTTGTATAAGAATGTTTTTGAATCTGGTCAAGAGAGATGTGTAGAAGCAACCTTCTGTCAAGCAGGTCACCTTTTCCTCTTCTTTACCCACAACGCCGACACCGTCTTTGTTTGTTTTCTGCAATGAGAGATTATACCGTGTTTAAAAATTCAGATGCAGACAACACAGTCTGTCCCGACAATGCGTTTGCATAATTCAAACTCATCTACCGAACACAAATGGTGGAAGGGTAGATTGCCGCACTGAGCAAATTGCTGGTACATTTTTCCACCACAACATCACCCTTACCTGCATCGGAGGGAATCTACTACTGTCCTTTGCCCTTTCAGCTAATCACCTCTGTTTAATGTCATGAATTCAGTCACGGAAAGAAGGGGGGAGTCGGTGTCAATTATTCGTGTCTAAAGTCGTGGCCCCAGCATTTCTGCAACTTTCCTGTTGCAAatagtgtatgtatatatataattatataattagattttttcttttatttttatagataGGGTGAAAATGAGATTCGCAAAACCTTAGGATGATTTGTCAAGATTTTTACTAGTCAAGTTAGCCAGCACCTGtagtttcacttttttttttctgttttttggGAAAGTTAGATatgatatgtttataatttagcaTGTAATATACTCTTTTCTTAACATTATTACTATTCACTATCGTTATCGGtgattaattttgattaaaaataaataatgaagtaACTAAGGTAAAACATGGTAATTAAATTTGATGGAAAATGTATACAAAGAATCTCTttattttatacatatatatatatatatatatatatatatatatatatatatatatatatttgagaaaTAGTGTGACTGCTGTATTCTTGGATAATTTTTCACATTAAATATACTAAAAAGAATTcgtcatgaaaaataaaagaaaattagatatctatcatttactaAAGTTTCAAtggatcataatatattttttttatggcaATAGTGTAACTACTTCAATCTTAAATTGTGTAACAACCCTAATCTTAAGCTATGGTGAAGTAATGCAGTCCTTATACTGTTTCCAAGAAGATCTTATAATTTATCAGAACTTGACTAAATAGCATCTAAATCTGCTCAATTCTTATAGCTTTTGGGGGTACATCCTACTTTCTAAATTGCAGTACATTTTTTAGCTTAAACCTGAAGTGGAAGAGTACTGtacccttttcttttcttttctttttttggtgtaATTTGATTATTCAGAGAAAAAAATATaggatgaatttttttaaaacaatCTAACTTTGAGAATTTTTTAGATAGTACCTCAACCTTCAAAAATTTTTATACAGCACATCCTTTTCCAAATTATCATTCTACTCCTATTAGCCACCCCCTAGTCATAATCATTTGGTTATACGTCTAATTCCGCTAGTCATCTCCTTCGCTTTAACTATTGTTCATCGCTCACAGCACAAGGGTGATCGCGTACAAAGGTGACTAACAACATAGGCTTTGCTATCACTAGACCACAATAAGTGCCTCTCCTCCCCTCTGTCTCATTGGACCTATCGATCATAACTCTCTCACAAGAAAGGAGGGGGTGCGAAGGCCATCGTTACCTCCTTCTTGCGTAAGGGTTATGGGCGATGTATGTAGAGATGAGATCCATTGAGTTAACAACCCCCCTTATTCCTTGCATAAGAGCTATGAGCAACAAATCCGACAAAGCAAAGGACAAAGAGAAATTGCTATTATGATCTAACAAGGATGCAAGACGACAGTATAAAAGAGGAGAAGGATTTGATCGAGATAaggataaaataatctttttatacGACAAGAGACGTTATACGAGAATTTTTTAagattaaaatttttttcataaattcttaaaatatttttttttaaatttattaaaaatatatatttaattaaaattagaaggatatatatatatatatatatatatatatatatatatatatatatatatatatatatatatatatatatatatatatatatatatatatatatatatata
This Musa acuminata AAA Group cultivar baxijiao chromosome BXJ1-2, Cavendish_Baxijiao_AAA, whole genome shotgun sequence DNA region includes the following protein-coding sequences:
- the LOC135594630 gene encoding fasciclin-like arabinogalactan protein 9: MTQEQVSLVLYHVLPKYYTLFTFKTTSNLVNTQASGSNNVYTINITCSNNQVNVSTGGQRDARQQQPPSGLPIGSIYDKNYSVPLSSLFLADDAPKGSTGATSTASSSLPWQNQMKLLVRSESATSSDVDQINTFLLGER